One window from the genome of Amycolatopsis sp. NBC_01480 encodes:
- a CDS encoding thymidylate synthase: MPEPAPPGRRSLSPSSFRSFHDAYAAVLADLTRASGHISTRGNAGPERLNVSFQLGNPAARVPMFASRKANIVFNLAEVLWFLGGRDDLAMMRYYAPRMAGYSADGVTIAGAAYGTRLFRTPGPGRRSAFDATLDLIREDPDTKRAVIPIFGAHEVGDGEHPDVSCTIAFQLFKREDRLHAVCYMRANDAFQGLVSDVFSFTFIQELAARLLGLRLGTYTHHVGSMHIGDQHLAKARAIVAEARRARPSSLPVTPMPASTTRAMVEEVCAQEAQLRANRISHTLDSLAKTGLPAYWQRLIALLELHRHLIHQPGRPIDEDMLASLDPSHWWLLHHKWPARVPSPDVLGWDRP, from the coding sequence ATGCCAGAGCCCGCACCGCCCGGAAGGCGCTCGTTGTCACCGTCGTCGTTCCGCAGCTTCCACGACGCGTACGCCGCGGTGCTCGCCGACCTCACCCGAGCGTCCGGACACATCAGCACCCGCGGCAACGCCGGGCCGGAACGGCTGAACGTGTCCTTCCAGCTGGGCAATCCCGCGGCGCGAGTCCCGATGTTCGCCTCCCGTAAAGCGAACATCGTGTTCAACCTGGCCGAGGTGTTGTGGTTCCTCGGTGGGCGCGATGACCTGGCGATGATGCGCTACTACGCGCCGAGGATGGCGGGCTACTCCGCCGACGGCGTCACCATCGCCGGCGCCGCCTACGGCACCCGCCTGTTCCGCACGCCCGGCCCCGGCCGGCGCTCGGCCTTCGACGCGACGCTGGACCTGATCCGCGAGGATCCCGACACCAAACGCGCGGTGATCCCGATCTTCGGCGCCCACGAGGTCGGCGACGGCGAGCACCCCGACGTCTCGTGCACCATCGCGTTTCAGCTCTTCAAACGCGAGGACCGCCTGCACGCGGTGTGTTACATGCGCGCCAACGATGCCTTCCAGGGCTTGGTGTCCGACGTCTTCTCCTTCACCTTCATCCAGGAGCTGGCCGCGCGTCTGCTCGGCCTTCGGCTGGGGACGTACACGCACCACGTCGGGTCGATGCACATCGGCGACCAGCACCTGGCGAAGGCCCGCGCCATCGTCGCCGAAGCTCGCCGGGCACGGCCATCGTCGCTGCCGGTGACGCCGATGCCGGCCAGTACCACGCGCGCGATGGTCGAGGAGGTCTGCGCGCAGGAAGCACAGCTGCGGGCCAACCGGATCAGCCACACCCTCGACTCCCTGGCCAAGACCGGGCTTCCGGCGTACTGGCAACGGCTGATCGCGCTGCTGGAGCTGCACCGCCACCTCATTCACCAGCCCGGGCGCCCGATCGACGAGGACATGCTCGCCTCGCTCGACCCCAGCCACTGGTGGCTGCTGCACCACAAATGGCCGGCTCGGGTCCCCTCGCCCGACGTTCTCGGCTGGGACAGACCATGA
- a CDS encoding nucleoside-diphosphate kinase has translation MTGVPVAAPADWTQWTVVLLKPDCLERDLVTPVLARVAAAVTLVVAERVTVQDWQIFTHYWDLFVHRHRLDVDVAGCLRHRYVGHQVVVALGHHTQGDAPARARALLGDFDPSVAEPGTIRADLGADSLAAARREHRLVDNLIHSSDDATAAWRDFHIWLGGHRAAELLRPPATAQDIPEVPHP, from the coding sequence ATGACCGGCGTGCCCGTCGCCGCACCGGCGGACTGGACACAGTGGACTGTGGTGCTGCTCAAACCCGACTGCCTCGAACGTGACCTGGTGACCCCCGTCCTGGCCCGGGTCGCCGCCGCGGTCACCCTCGTCGTAGCCGAGCGCGTCACGGTGCAGGACTGGCAGATCTTCACCCACTACTGGGACCTGTTCGTCCACCGGCACCGGCTCGACGTCGATGTCGCCGGCTGCCTCCGGCACCGCTACGTCGGCCACCAGGTCGTCGTCGCCCTCGGCCACCACACTCAAGGCGACGCGCCCGCGCGGGCCCGTGCCCTGCTCGGCGACTTCGACCCGAGCGTCGCCGAGCCGGGGACCATCCGCGCCGATCTGGGCGCCGACAGCCTCGCCGCGGCACGCCGGGAGCACCGGCTGGTCGACAACCTCATCCACAGCTCCGACGACGCCACCGCGGCCTGGCGCGACTTCCACATCTGGCTCGGCGGGCACCGCGCCGCAGAACTACTCCGCCCACCCGCCACCGCACAGGACATTCCGGAGGTACCGCACCCATGA
- a CDS encoding 3'-5' exonuclease — protein MPDDTAPWTDAHLVAIDVEGSGPQDPAGEALLEIALVPIRRGAPDVDKAFSTLINPQRTITRGPWTSPGITNTVLHDAPTLDEVAPAILELVAGATLVGHNVRVDWRLLHTVLPEAAPIGLVDTLRLAKHRHPQLRTGHGLQAWLERLSLSDGITHAAPGSQPHRALWDTVGTAALLRTFMHDAAPAEATLGGLMAVAGLNLDGTAFSPPSDQHSLWDDL, from the coding sequence GTGCCGGACGACACCGCCCCCTGGACCGACGCCCACCTCGTCGCCATCGACGTCGAAGGCAGCGGCCCGCAGGATCCCGCCGGCGAAGCACTGCTGGAGATCGCCCTGGTCCCGATCCGACGCGGCGCACCCGACGTGGACAAGGCGTTCAGCACGCTGATCAACCCGCAACGCACCATCACCCGCGGGCCCTGGACCTCACCCGGCATCACCAACACCGTCCTCCACGACGCACCCACCCTGGACGAGGTCGCCCCGGCCATCCTCGAACTGGTCGCCGGCGCGACGCTGGTCGGGCACAACGTCCGCGTCGACTGGCGCCTCCTGCACACCGTCCTCCCCGAGGCCGCACCGATCGGCCTGGTCGACACCCTGCGCCTCGCCAAACACCGCCACCCCCAACTCCGCACAGGGCACGGACTCCAAGCCTGGCTCGAACGGCTGTCCCTGTCCGACGGCATCACCCACGCCGCACCCGGCAGCCAGCCGCACCGCGCCCTCTGGGACACCGTCGGCACCGCGGCCCTCCTGCGCACGTTCATGCACGACGCCGCACCGGCGGAAGCCACGCTCGGTGGGCTCATGGCCGTGGCAGGCCTGAACCTGGACGGCACCGCCTTCTCCCCGCCGTCCGACCAACACTCCTTGTGGGACGACCTATGA
- a CDS encoding aldo/keto reductase, protein MNASTRTPVLDTFLLGGEIPVTRLGLGTIQFTGNSDRWGPPTDPAHATRVLRAALDAGLNHIDTADCYGPHACETLIANALHPYDSTLVLATKGGIRRTRPGEWDHYGHPDYLRSCIDQSLTRLRRDTIDLYYLHRIDPRIPLHDQLGALITARQQGKIRHIGLSKVTLEQLMQAETLTPIAAVQNYRDPANPDHTVRNHCQRNNIAYVPYRPLGGGQALQPELPAREQLHSIFRFHLDYSPHALLIPGTSSLTHLNDNMTAFASATARRTS, encoded by the coding sequence ATGAACGCCTCAACTCGAACACCTGTACTCGACACCTTCTTGCTCGGCGGGGAAATCCCGGTCACCCGGCTCGGGCTCGGCACCATCCAGTTCACCGGCAACAGCGACCGCTGGGGCCCGCCCACCGACCCCGCGCACGCCACCCGGGTCCTCCGCGCCGCTCTGGACGCCGGTCTCAACCACATCGATACTGCCGACTGCTACGGACCCCACGCCTGCGAAACCCTAATCGCCAACGCCCTGCACCCTTACGACAGCACGCTGGTGCTCGCCACGAAGGGCGGCATCCGACGAACCCGCCCCGGCGAATGGGACCACTACGGCCACCCCGACTACCTGCGCTCCTGCATCGACCAAAGCCTCACACGCCTCCGCCGCGACACGATCGACCTCTACTACCTCCACCGCATCGACCCGCGAATCCCGCTCCACGACCAACTCGGCGCGCTGATCACCGCACGCCAGCAAGGAAAAATCCGCCACATCGGCCTATCCAAGGTCACCCTGGAGCAGCTGATGCAGGCCGAAACCCTCACACCGATCGCCGCCGTCCAGAACTACCGTGACCCCGCCAACCCCGATCACACGGTCCGAAACCACTGCCAGCGCAACAACATCGCCTACGTGCCCTACCGCCCCCTCGGAGGCGGTCAAGCACTGCAACCGGAACTGCCTGCGCGAGAACAACTCCACAGCATCTTCCGGTTCCATCTCGACTATTCACCACACGCGCTGCTGATCCCCGGGACCAGTTCGCTGACACACCTCAACGACAACATGACCGCCTTCGCCTCGGCGACCGCTCGACGAACCTCGTGA